The proteins below come from a single Camelus bactrianus isolate YW-2024 breed Bactrian camel chromosome 2, ASM4877302v1, whole genome shotgun sequence genomic window:
- the SH3D19 gene encoding SH3 domain-containing protein 19 isoform X5, translating to MPRGRASRTSIQSELHRDRRRPEITIVAAEPLRPASWFPGAPPPGLGFPPSSAAGPWRPSELVPAELPPSYEQVIKEINQVQVNSTNNNNAAATPRHTITSATQTDFSEEIDNHLPQTLPAPLKPLQPSPAASASDHVTNVAPLIVFDVSEEQNCPENSSATRCPVPKPRSKSNLRPVARDTHIKEQNHQKSSAAATREEPAPSRPQALLDNSSDLDSQAVMNIMNTERSQNTVVSRIKAFEGQTNTESLGLPKKPEIAPRTLPPRPAVPSGKPSVAPKPAANRASGEWDSWTENRLRVASGEGLTPHSPTQEARSIPGTKPELPKKPNPGLIRSVNHEILGGGPVAESPDIGRKAPTPAPRPLLPKKSISSENPNYPAALLKPVTVPPRLSVASQAKAFRSLGEGPPANPPVPVLQSKPLGDIDLISFDDDVLPTPTGNLVEDSLGSEMVLDPFQLPTKTEPIKERAVQPAPTRKPTVIRIPAKPGKCLHEEDPQSPPPLPTEKPIGNTYSTVSGKLSNVDRTRNLESDHAGQSGGSVRGPPRLPPRPASGKVIPARQPPPKAAPERPPPPKLPATRTSSKKLPFNRSSSEMDLQKKQSNLASGLSKTKSQVFKNQDPVLPPRPKPGHPLYRKYMLSVPHGIAKEDIVPQNPGELSCKRGDVLVILKQAENNYLECQKGEDTGRVHLSQMKIITPLDEHLRSRPNDPSPAQKPVDSGAPHAVVLHDFPAEQVDDLNLTSGEIVYLLEKIDTDWYRGKCRNQTGVFPANYVKVIVDVPGGNGKRESISSHCVKGPRCVARFEYIGDQKDELSFSEGDVIILKEYVNEEWARGELRDRSGIFPLNFVELIEGHPASGAHVLSTKVPPKTKKEDSGANSQENSLSGEWCEALHSFTAETSDDLSFRRGDRILILERVDPDWYKGRLRDREGIFPAVFVRPCPADAKSTAALAPKGRKAKALYDFHGENEDELSFKAGDIITDLESVDDDWMSGELMGKSGIFPKTYIQFLQVS from the exons ATGCCCCGTGGAAGAG cttcTCGGACTTCTATTCAGAGTGAGCTTCATCGAGATAGGag GCGCCCAGAGATCACCATTGTGGCAGCCGAGCCACTGAGGCCGGCCTCGTGGTTTCCAGGAGCACCACCTCCAGGACTGGGATTTCCCCCGTCTTCTGCAGCAGGCCCGTGGAGGCCCAGTGAGCTGGTTCCTGCTGAG CTCCCACCGTCTTATGAACAAGTCATAAAAGAAATCAACCAAGTTCAAGTTAATAGTACAAATAACAATAATGCTGCTGCCACTCCAAGGCACACTATTACTTCTGCAACTCAGACTGACTTCTCAGAAGAAATAGACAACCATCTGCCTCAAA CACTGCCGGCACCTCTCAAAcctctgcagccttccccagcGGCCTCAGCCAGCGATCATGTGACAAATGTGGCGCCTTTAATAGTCTTTGATGTTTCCGAAGAACAGAATTGTCCAGAAAACTCCAGTGCTACAAGATGTCCAGTGCCAAAACCAAGATCAAAAAGCAACCTCAGACCAGTAGCCAGAGATACCCACATTAAAGAGCAGAATCACCAGAAAAGCAGCGCAGCGGCCACCCGCGAGGAGCCAGCCCCGAGCCGGCCCCAGGCTCTGTTGGACAACAGCAGCGACTTGGATAGTCAGGCAGTGATGAACATTATGAACACAGAACGAAGCCAAAATACTGTCGTTTCAAGGATCAAAGCATTTGAGGGTCAGACAAATACAGAAAGCTTGGGACTGCCCAAGAAACCAGAAATTGCTCCCCGCACACTGCCCCCAAGGCCTGCTGTTCCCTCAGGGAAACCCTCTGTGGCTCCCAAACCAGCAGCCAACAGAGCTTCTGGAGAATGGGACTCCTGGACTGAAAACAGACTCAGGGTGGCCTCCGGGGAAGGGCTCACCCCACATTCCCCAACGCAAGAAGCCAGGAGCATCCCGGGAACCAAACCTGAATTGCCAAAGAAACCAAACCCTGGCCTTATACGAAGTGTGAATCATGAGATTCTGGGAGGAGGGCCTGTGGCCGAGAGCCCTGACATTGGGAGGAAAGCCCCCACTCCTGCTCCTCGGCCTTTGCTGCCGAAGAAATCCATTTCCTCAGAAAACCCCAACTACCCTGCGGCTTTGCTGAAACCGGTCACTGTTCCTCCCCGACTCTCAGTGGCATCACAAGCCAAAGCATTCAGGTCGCTGGGAGAGGGACCTCCAGCCAACCCCCCAGTGCCAGTTCTGCAGAGCAAGCCTCTGGGGGACATCGACCTCATCAGCTTTGATGATGATGTTTTACCCACCCCAACGGGGAACCTGGTTGAAGACTCTCTTGGTTCAGAGATGGTTCTGG ATCCCTTTCAGCTCCCCacaaaaacagaaccaataaaGGAACGAGCAGTTCAACCAGCACCCACCAGGAAGCCCACTGTGATTCGAATTCCAGCCAAACCAGGAAAAT GTTTACATGAGGAGGATCCACAAAGCCCACCTCCTCTCCCTACTGAAAAGCCTATTGGAAACACTTACAGCACAGTGTCTGGAAAACTCAGTAATGTTGACAGAACCAGAAACTTG GAATCTGACCATGCTGGTCAATCAGGAGGTTCTGTGCGAGGACCCCCAAGGTTGCCACCGAG ACCCGCAAGTGGAAAAGTCATACCAGCTCGACAGCCTCCTCCCAAGGCGGCCCCTGAGAGACCACCTCCCCCAAAACTTCCTGCAACCAGGACATCAAGTAAAAAACTGCCTTTTAATCGGTCTTCTTCTGAGATGGATCTTCAGAAAAAACAAAGTAACTTGGCATCTGGACTCTCGAAAACCAAGAGTCAAGTCTTTAAAAATCAAGATCCGGTACTGCCCCCTCGCCCCAAACCAGGACACCCTCTCTACAGGAAATACATG CTGTCGGTGCCTCATGGAATTGCCAAGGAAGACATTGTCCCGCAAAACCCCGGAGAACTTTCTTGTAAG CGTGGGGACGTACTTGTGATACTGAAGCAGGCGGAAAATAATTACTTGGAATGCCAAAAGGGAGAAGACACTGGCAGAGTTCACCTGTCTCAGATGAAGATTATCACCCCACTTGACGAACATCTTAGAAGCAGACCAAAC GATCCAAGCCCCGCTCAGAAGCCTGTTGACAGTGGTGCCCCTCATGCTGTCGTTCTTCATGATTTTCCAGCAG AGCAAGTTGATGATTTGAACCTCACATCTGGAGAAATTGTTTATCTTCTGGAAAAAATAGATACAGATTGGTACAGAGGGAAATGTAGAAACCAGACAGGTGTATTTCCTGCCAACTACGTCAAAGTAATT GTTGATGTTCCAGGAGGAAATGGGAAAAGGGAATCAATTTCATCTCATTGTGTTAA GGGCCCAAGATGTGTTGCTCGATTTGAATATATTGGCGACCAGAAGGATGAGTTAAGTTTCTCAGAGGGAGACGTTATTATTCTTAAGGAATATGTGAATGAAGAGTGGGCGAGAGGAGAACTTCGAGACAGAAGTGGGATCTTCCCCCTTAACTTTGTGGAGCTCATTGAGGGTCACCCCGCCTCTGGTGCACATGTTTTAA gcACAAAGGTACCACCGAAGACCAAAAAAGAAGATTCTGGTGCAAATTCTCAG GAGAACAGTCTCTCTGGAGAATGGTGCGAAGCTCTTCACAGTTTTACGGCAGAGACCAGTGATGACTTATCCTTCAGGAGGGGAGACCGGATTCTGATCCTGGAGCGCGTGGACCCTGACTGGTACAAGGGAAGGCTGCGTGACAGGGAGGGCATCTTCCCTGCCGTCTTCGTGCGGCCCTGCCCAG CTGATGCAAAAAGTACGGCTGCTTTAGCACCGAAGGGGAGGAAAGCCAAGGCCTTGTATGATTTCCATGGGGAGAATGAAGACGAGCTCTCCTTCAAG
- the SH3D19 gene encoding SH3 domain-containing protein 19 isoform X4 — MNIMNTERSQNTVVSRIKAFEGQTNTESLGLPKKPEIAPRTLPPRPAVPSGKPSVAPKPAANRASGEWDSWTENRLRVASGEGLTPHSPTQEARSIPGTKPELPKKPNPGLIRSVNHEILGGGPVAESPDIGRKAPTPAPRPLLPKKSISSENPNYPAALLKPVTVPPRLSVASQAKAFRSLGEGPPANPPVPVLQSKPLGDIDLISFDDDVLPTPTGNLVEDSLGSEMVLDPFQLPTKTEPIKERAVQPAPTRKPTVIRIPAKPGKCLHEEDPQSPPPLPTEKPIGNTYSTVSGKLSNVDRTRNLESDHAGQSGGSVRGPPRLPPRPASGKVIPARQPPPKAAPERPPPPKLPATRTSSKKLPFNRSSSEMDLQKKQSNLASGLSKTKSQVFKNQDPVLPPRPKPGHPLYRKYMLSVPHGIAKEDIVPQNPGELSCKRGDVLVILKQAENNYLECQKGEDTGRVHLSQMKIITPLDEHLRSRPNDPSPAQKPVDSGAPHAVVLHDFPAEQVDDLNLTSGEIVYLLEKIDTDWYRGKCRNQTGVFPANYVKVIVDVPGGNGKRESISSHCVKGPRCVARFEYIGDQKDELSFSEGDVIILKEYVNEEWARGELRDRSGIFPLNFVELIEGHPASGAHVLSTKVPPKTKKEDSGANSQENSLSGEWCEALHSFTAETSDDLSFRRGDRILILERVDPDWYKGRLRDREGIFPAVFVRPCPADAKSTAALAPKGRKAKALYDFHGENEDELSFKAGDIITDLESVDDDWMSGELMGKSGIFPKTYIQFLQVS; from the exons ATGAACATTATGAACACAGAACGAAGCCAAAATACTGTCGTTTCAAGGATCAAAGCATTTGAGGGTCAGACAAATACAGAAAGCTTGGGACTGCCCAAGAAACCAGAAATTGCTCCCCGCACACTGCCCCCAAGGCCTGCTGTTCCCTCAGGGAAACCCTCTGTGGCTCCCAAACCAGCAGCCAACAGAGCTTCTGGAGAATGGGACTCCTGGACTGAAAACAGACTCAGGGTGGCCTCCGGGGAAGGGCTCACCCCACATTCCCCAACGCAAGAAGCCAGGAGCATCCCGGGAACCAAACCTGAATTGCCAAAGAAACCAAACCCTGGCCTTATACGAAGTGTGAATCATGAGATTCTGGGAGGAGGGCCTGTGGCCGAGAGCCCTGACATTGGGAGGAAAGCCCCCACTCCTGCTCCTCGGCCTTTGCTGCCGAAGAAATCCATTTCCTCAGAAAACCCCAACTACCCTGCGGCTTTGCTGAAACCGGTCACTGTTCCTCCCCGACTCTCAGTGGCATCACAAGCCAAAGCATTCAGGTCGCTGGGAGAGGGACCTCCAGCCAACCCCCCAGTGCCAGTTCTGCAGAGCAAGCCTCTGGGGGACATCGACCTCATCAGCTTTGATGATGATGTTTTACCCACCCCAACGGGGAACCTGGTTGAAGACTCTCTTGGTTCAGAGATGGTTCTGG ATCCCTTTCAGCTCCCCacaaaaacagaaccaataaaGGAACGAGCAGTTCAACCAGCACCCACCAGGAAGCCCACTGTGATTCGAATTCCAGCCAAACCAGGAAAAT GTTTACATGAGGAGGATCCACAAAGCCCACCTCCTCTCCCTACTGAAAAGCCTATTGGAAACACTTACAGCACAGTGTCTGGAAAACTCAGTAATGTTGACAGAACCAGAAACTTG GAATCTGACCATGCTGGTCAATCAGGAGGTTCTGTGCGAGGACCCCCAAGGTTGCCACCGAG ACCCGCAAGTGGAAAAGTCATACCAGCTCGACAGCCTCCTCCCAAGGCGGCCCCTGAGAGACCACCTCCCCCAAAACTTCCTGCAACCAGGACATCAAGTAAAAAACTGCCTTTTAATCGGTCTTCTTCTGAGATGGATCTTCAGAAAAAACAAAGTAACTTGGCATCTGGACTCTCGAAAACCAAGAGTCAAGTCTTTAAAAATCAAGATCCGGTACTGCCCCCTCGCCCCAAACCAGGACACCCTCTCTACAGGAAATACATG CTGTCGGTGCCTCATGGAATTGCCAAGGAAGACATTGTCCCGCAAAACCCCGGAGAACTTTCTTGTAAG CGTGGGGACGTACTTGTGATACTGAAGCAGGCGGAAAATAATTACTTGGAATGCCAAAAGGGAGAAGACACTGGCAGAGTTCACCTGTCTCAGATGAAGATTATCACCCCACTTGACGAACATCTTAGAAGCAGACCAAAC GATCCAAGCCCCGCTCAGAAGCCTGTTGACAGTGGTGCCCCTCATGCTGTCGTTCTTCATGATTTTCCAGCAG AGCAAGTTGATGATTTGAACCTCACATCTGGAGAAATTGTTTATCTTCTGGAAAAAATAGATACAGATTGGTACAGAGGGAAATGTAGAAACCAGACAGGTGTATTTCCTGCCAACTACGTCAAAGTAATT GTTGATGTTCCAGGAGGAAATGGGAAAAGGGAATCAATTTCATCTCATTGTGTTAA GGGCCCAAGATGTGTTGCTCGATTTGAATATATTGGCGACCAGAAGGATGAGTTAAGTTTCTCAGAGGGAGACGTTATTATTCTTAAGGAATATGTGAATGAAGAGTGGGCGAGAGGAGAACTTCGAGACAGAAGTGGGATCTTCCCCCTTAACTTTGTGGAGCTCATTGAGGGTCACCCCGCCTCTGGTGCACATGTTTTAA gcACAAAGGTACCACCGAAGACCAAAAAAGAAGATTCTGGTGCAAATTCTCAG GAGAACAGTCTCTCTGGAGAATGGTGCGAAGCTCTTCACAGTTTTACGGCAGAGACCAGTGATGACTTATCCTTCAGGAGGGGAGACCGGATTCTGATCCTGGAGCGCGTGGACCCTGACTGGTACAAGGGAAGGCTGCGTGACAGGGAGGGCATCTTCCCTGCCGTCTTCGTGCGGCCCTGCCCAG CTGATGCAAAAAGTACGGCTGCTTTAGCACCGAAGGGGAGGAAAGCCAAGGCCTTGTATGATTTCCATGGGGAGAATGAAGACGAGCTCTCCTTCAAG